CCTGCAAACACACCTATACCGAGTACTCTTGCAAAGATAATTGGCAGGTCTTCAAGGCCAGTAGCCGGGGGTTTGTGTACATGGGCATTATCCCACGGCCAGTACCAGTTCCAGTCAAGACCCCTGAACCAGACGCCAATGACAATAAGCACCAGCCACAGGGCCATGCCAAATGAATAGCTGGTTACAGCAAATTTACGTTCCGAGAAGGTATAATAGCCCCTGCCCCTGGGATTTCTGTCGAGGAAGGGTATCAGCATCAGACCGCCTGCAATAAGAATAGGAAGTCCGACACCTGCTATCCACGGGTCAAAAAATACAAGCAGTTCCTGAAGACCCAGAAAATACCAGGGCGCCTTCATCGGATTTGGCGTTGTATCCCGGCTTGCCTCTTCTTCAAGGGGTGCGCCAAGATAAACAGAGGCAAAGAGAAGGAGGCCTGTCACAATTAATACACAGAGAAATTCAAGATAGAACAGATGCGGCCATGAAAATATCGTATCTTCCGGTTCTTTTTCGATACCCGGGGTTGTCCCCTTGAC
The nucleotide sequence above comes from Nitrospirota bacterium. Encoded proteins:
- a CDS encoding cytochrome B6 is translated as MELVKGTTPGIEKEPEDTIFSWPHLFYLEFLCVLIVTGLLLFASVYLGAPLEEEASRDTTPNPMKAPWYFLGLQELLVFFDPWIAGVGLPILIAGGLMLIPFLDRNPRGRGYYTFSERKFAVTSYSFGMALWLVLIVIGVWFRGLDWNWYWPWDNAHVHKPPATGLEDLPIIFARVLGIGVFAGKALSDLIVLAYFGAGLIIPAMYFKDFVKKLGLVRYVPLAVMYLIMIGIPVKIGLRLVFNIKYVVLTPWFKI